In Phoenix dactylifera cultivar Barhee BC4 chromosome 1, palm_55x_up_171113_PBpolish2nd_filt_p, whole genome shotgun sequence, the genomic stretch aaaaaaaaaaaataaaaaaattatctatCCCAGACCAGAATTCTTGAATTAAACAAATTACGCATATAAGTCTCGAGTTtcacatcattttctttagtcttTGAGCTTAGCAAATGATTGGCAAATAAATGGTAATCAAGTAATCTTGTCAGTCTAATTTAAGGAAGCATAACATCTGTTTTAGGGTTATAAAGCAATTCACCTATCTATTTTTATGTGTGTATATGAAACATGGGAAATAATtgttggaaaatcaaaagaataaCTTGGATAATCTTTTTCATGCATGAGGAATGCTGCTATGTGAAGAATATTTGCTCTTTTAAAATGAGgaagattcaagagaagaggaTAAAaggtataataaaaaaatagaatctGCTATATGAGTTTTCTTCAGGCACagttcttttttatctttttatctTACTGTGCAAGGGATTCAAGAATGTAAGCAATGGGTGAAAGATAGAGGAAAATATATTCTTCAAAGAGATCCAAGTACGAAAGCAATAAGTGGGCATTTCCCCTGGTAAGTGGTGAACTGAACTAGCTCATAAGAACAAGATGAATTAGtcgattctctctctcttctcattTTTCTTCTCCCAATTTAGATGCAAGATTGGCTAAAACATAAGAAGGGAATAGTTTCCAACCAAAATACATACATAACTGAGGAAACGAATTCATCAAACCAACAGAAAAGACAGAGAAAAACACAAGGACTGCTGTATTCAAATGATTCTTTGCCTTCTATTTATCCCCTTCCACTACatcttttctttcaaaatataAGAATCTCAAGAACAAGTAATCTAAACAACAGAAACACCTGGGTTTGATCCATATGAGAGATGGTTTCCCACCCTGTTCTGTCTCCCCACTATCCAAAGCAGTGTCCTCCTCGCGAACGAAGGTGTTTCATCCACGCGAGACCCTACGCTATTGTTGCAGCTCCCCAACTCCGCATCAAAATCCAATTCGCTCCCACTCTTCTCGCACCCTGAAACACTGAATTCCGATACTGTGATCGGGCTGGTGGTGCTGCTCTTCATCTTTGATTCATCACTCGCGCCCCGAGGCAACGGCAATCGGAATGAAAGAGCCCGCCTTGAACAGTCTTCGCTGACGGGCCGATCTCTCTTCGCACGCAGCCATATCTTCGAAATAGAGAAGCTCTCTCTTCTGTTCAGACTCGCAATACCACCTCCATTACCACCGGTTTCAACACTCTGAGACGGTTCGAATGCTTTAAACCCCTCTCTCCTCGAATGGCAATCGCATTCGGACATCGCGAGCCCCTGCCCAGGCTTCTTGACCGTCGGCCTCTTCTTGGGTGGCTTGATGGCCACTTTAAGGACAGAGCCCTCATCCATCACATACTCGTAGGACCCCATGGAAAAACACCTCCTTTGATCCAAATTGCTATTGCCACCAGCGCTGCTACTACCTTCACCCTCGCCACCATTAGCATCCGCGTTCCGAAACTTTCCGAGCCTCACCGGAACCACCTTCGCCTCCGAATTCTCCAAAACAGGCACAGCCACCTCTTCCTTTTCCACGGCTGCCCCCTGCTTCAGCGACGCATCGTTCGACGAAGGCCTGAAGTCATCTTCTCCGAGGAAACCAAGGTGGGAATGACTCCCAGGCTCCCCTCTATCGGGAGCAATCTCCCTGGAGCTCTCACTCCCGGACTCGAGAACAAGGACTAGAGGGctgcaactgttgctgggggagAAGTCGGGGAGGAGGCTCCCACGACAAAGAGGGCACGTAGAGTGGGACAAGAGCCAGGTATCGATGCACTCCATATGGAAGGCATGGCTGCACTTCGGGAGCAGCCTTAGCTTGTCGTCGCACTCGAACTCGCAGAGACACACGGCGCAGTCGAAGGGGTCCTTGAGGCCTATGATGGCCTTGTAGAGGAACACAGGGAGGGTATCGATGAAGGACTGGTCCACCCCGGCATCATGGAGGTGGAACAGCTGCTGGAGCCGGCCTTGGAGGGCCGTGACATTGTCCATGTCCTCCGGGTCCCTGTTGCTGGGTCTCAAGAGGTATCTAACCAGGAGGTGGAGCAGCCcagagatgaagaagatgattgCTAGGATGACAATTATGAGAAGGACGCTAGGACTGATCTTGTTATCTAAATTACTCTGCGCAACAGGAGGTGGTGGTGGGAGGTATGGCAATGGGAGTGGGACTGGAGAAAGAAAGTCCCCGGCTTTGATCCTTTCATGCAACACCAAATCCATGTTTTGGCCTAAACAAAggcagagagatagagagagagagagagagagagagaatgagaaaAATTAGGACTCACCAGACCCTGTTTGCACCCCAAAATCCCatctttttgagaaaaagaaggatgaagagccTCTTGTCTGATGTGACGCAAGAAGAGCAGGCAAGGGATGGGGATTTCTGGATTGGAACTGGACTACAACCAGGGGAGGgagaagatattttttttctttttttcgagGTCAatgggaggagaggaaggggaGATGGGGGTGGAGAACCAACTGGAATAGCAGCAAATGGAAGGAGTaataaatgaattcaattatGATAGGGGTCAAGGGGAGGGGAAGGCAAGGCAATATAATAAAGCTGGGCAGCTACATAGATGGGGTAAATGGAATTTAATGGGTGGCGTTTGTACATATGTCAAGGTCTTTACTCTCTAATGGTGATATAAGATGGTAAGAGTAGATGCTGAGGTATTGGTAAAACGGGAGGAGAATCTAAAGAAATCCCAACTTGTTTGAAATCCAAAGCTTCGCCTTCCCTTCTATTTGACTTTCCCCAAGTTCTTTGCAGCAACCTCAATGCCCATTAATCCTCAAAATTAGTCCTTTTCTATGCCAAGGGGATATTGAGAATCTCTGgcacgcttttttttttttttttggcttatgTGGGGTGGTGTGAAGGAATGGAAGGGAGGGAGGAATccatggggggggggggggggggggggaagaagCACGGATTGCGGTGGTTTGACGTTGAAAAGGCTCGGGGTTTCATGGAGCGAGGGATCCCACAATTCGTGCTGTCAAAAAGGTAGCCATGGACCAAACCAAAAGGGGCGGGTTTTATAGGCTTTCTGTCTGCTTTTATGGGGTCTTGAAGACCTTATGGGACTTTTGAATGGTGGGAAAATGGGACTGTGGAGCCCCACATAGAAGTAGGAGTGGGACTTTCTTTGTTCAGGAGCTTGGAGCATCAAGTTGGTGGTTCTATTTTGAGTTTTGCATTTTGATTCCTTATTTACTTGGTAGTGTGTGAGAACTTGTTGTGATTGACCTCATAGTCCTTGGTCATTTTTCCTTAAAATTGAAGGGCCAAATTGGATTGGGACACAATCACCAAACTCATGTCACCCAATTTGAAAAAGAGGTGTGTTTTGCAGAACTGAAGAAATTTAGGTGTGGAGAATAATAGTTTAGAATGATTTTGAGTCTGAAAGTATACTTCTTTTATGTGTTCTTCTTTTTAACCGGCATCTTTTAATAAAGTGTTTTGTTGGGAAAAATAACAATGCAACAATTAGTAACAATATTGGAGTTATCTTTGCTATCTTTCTTgatgaaaaattttattttgatgatcccgcaattagatcaattacacAGCTTTCTTGACTAACCGACCCAAGATCTCACGGAAGCAAAAAATTTGCCGATCTTTTTGTTGTGATTTTAATAGAATTTGATGGTCTCCTCCCtacttataaaaaataataatttttagagttttttgtatgtaaatattgaaatttgcatgaatGTCGTTTCAAAATTGATGTTTTCATGCATGcccttata encodes the following:
- the LOC103700086 gene encoding RING-H2 finger protein ATL13-like, which produces MDLVLHERIKAGDFLSPVPLPLPYLPPPPPVAQSNLDNKISPSVLLIIVILAIIFFISGLLHLLVRYLLRPSNRDPEDMDNVTALQGRLQQLFHLHDAGVDQSFIDTLPVFLYKAIIGLKDPFDCAVCLCEFECDDKLRLLPKCSHAFHMECIDTWLLSHSTCPLCRGSLLPDFSPSNSCSPLVLVLESGSESSREIAPDRGEPGSHSHLGFLGEDDFRPSSNDASLKQGAAVEKEEVAVPVLENSEAKVVPVRLGKFRNADANGGEGEGSSSAGGNSNLDQRRCFSMGSYEYVMDEGSVLKVAIKPPKKRPTVKKPGQGLAMSECDCHSRREGFKAFEPSQSVETGGNGGGIASLNRRESFSISKIWLRAKRDRPVSEDCSRRALSFRLPLPRGASDESKMKSSTTSPITVSEFSVSGCEKSGSELDFDAELGSCNNSVGSRVDETPSFARRTLLWIVGRQNRVGNHLSYGSNPGVSVV